The Hemibagrus wyckioides isolate EC202008001 linkage group LG15, SWU_Hwy_1.0, whole genome shotgun sequence genome window below encodes:
- the si:dkey-32e6.3 gene encoding uncharacterized protein si:dkey-32e6.3 — MSVSQKSSEKPNSSTECRTNGGVAEENSDSDDPSSSASLLVRKKKIVLHVDLNNTILVSDAVTKQGTVAALEYFLSTVTWGRMSKGKWEWMCETPSLLPPSEDAVSYYSQFGRVVDFTTAGPGRHFRKALEEHLELLRWPLDLPAHKELSVKGEDGKLYHWILPSFFQLLQDLTSRGIEFSIFFRTFGSDLPRLLKAVQQVLELGTHPLFPVLPELKLSVDTTPGQIRCNTKGVILIHGEMHISTQDGERSPYRYLSSSQGLGGFQDHFNWWARNSYTVMGGKPLWIDPFDPTIQHIFIDDNIHLNNDDTIVHPKVFLDPESSETRTASTSELYDLCLIQTDLLRAISEPSYFTQRILICMENYDRNLRQQLG; from the exons ATGTCTGTCTCACAAAAGTCCAGTGAAAAGCCCAACAGCAGCACTGAGTGCAGAACTAATGGAGGTGTAGCAGAGGAGAACTCGGACAGTGATGATCCATCTTCATCAGCTTCACTGTTAGttaggaaaaagaaaatagtcCTTCATGTGGATCTGAACAACACAATCCTGGTGTCTGATGCTGTTACGAAACAAGGGACAGTCGCTGCTCTTGAGTATTTTTTGTCCACTGTGACCTGGGGACGGATGTCAAAAG GAAAATGGGAGTGGATGTGTGAGACTCCGTCTCTCCTCCCGCCGAGTGAGGATGCTGTGAGTTACTACTCTCAGTTTGGTAGAGTAGTAGATTTCACCACAGCTGGGCCGGGCAGGCATTTCCGGAAGGCTCTTGAGGAGCATCTCGAACTGCTGCGCTGGCCTTTGGACCTACCTGCGCACAAGGAGCTTTCTGTAAAAGGAGAAGATGGAAAGCTGTACCACTGGATCCTGCCCTCTTTCTTCCAGCTGTTGCAGGATCTGACCTCGCGAGGGATtgaattttctattttcttccGCACCTTTGGCTCAGATCTCCCACGCCTGCTGAAGGCTGTTCAACAAGTCCTCGAGCTCGGCACACATCCACTCTTCCCAGTACTTCCAGAACTGAAG CTAAGTGTGGACACAACACCAGGGCAGATCAGATGCAACACTAAGGGTGTGATTCTGATTCACGGAGAGATGCACATATCCACACAGGACGGGGAACGTAGTCCATACCGGTATTTAAGCTCCTCACAGGGTCTGGGTGGCTTCCAGGACCACTTTAACTG GTGGGCACGAAACTCGTACACCGTTATGGGAGGAAAGCCACTGTGGATCGACCCGTTTGACCCCACAATCCAACACATCTTTATTGATGACAACATCCACCTGAACAATGATGACACTATCGTTCACCCTAAG GTATTTCTGGATCCTGAGAGCTCGGAGACGCGCACAGCCTCCACTTCGGAGCTCTATGACCTGTGTCTGATTCAGACTGACCTCCTCAGAGCCATTTCTGAACCCAGCTACTTCACCCAGCGTATTCTGATCTGCATGGAGAACTATGATAGGAACCTCAGGCAGCAACTCGGATAG
- the lrrc23 gene encoding leucine-rich repeat-containing protein 23, giving the protein MSVFDEDEVTFREEKQEEEEEDYPADTAAKQHEVEPCSLTQDVIGQNLSLLCRTGDGLSHAYVRLDLQNRNLEDIVVLSSFVHLRFLDISSNYLTDLSPLATLTDLLWLKADFNRIQSFRGQPLSQLPYLQWLSLMSNCLSDTEGLGGTALENLNLRGNNLQTVSGLDYDKLTNLVSLELRGNHLETTDGIHLPNLRRLYLAQNKIKRLEGLDKLEHLTVLHLRDNQLETLDGISSSMKSLQYLNIRGNMLASQHALQSLNGVAGTLRALVLADNPLSESEDYRLIVISRLPLLERLDKVHVSPVEQIEAQERIRELQNFTEQEEH; this is encoded by the exons ATGTCAGtatttgatgaagatgaagtgacATTCAGGGAGGaaaagcaggaggaggaggaggaggattacCCAGCAGACACAGCGGCCAAACAGCACGAG GTTGAGCCCTGCTCATTAACACAGGATGTAATTGGACAGAACCTTTCCTTACTGTGCCGGACAGGTGATGGACTTTCTCATGCATACGTCAGACTTGACCTACAAAACAG GAATCTGGAAGACATTGTTGTGTTGAGTTCATTTGTCCATCTGCGTTTCCTGGACATCTCATCCAACTACCTGACAGACCTTTCTCCACTGGCTACTCTGACTGATCTTCTTTGGCTAAAGGCAGATTTCAATCGGATTCAGAGTTTTCGGGGTCAGCCACTCAGCCAGCTTCCTTATCTGCAGTGGCTAAGCCTCATGTCCAATTGTTTGAGTGACACAGAGGGCCTTGGTGGGACTGCACTGGAAAACCTTAATCTTAGAG GTAATAACCTTCAGACAGTGTCTGGCCTTGATTATGACAAGCTGACCAATCTAGTATCTCTAGAGTTGAGAGGAAACCATTTAGAAACTACAGACGGTATTCATCTCCCCAACCTGCGCCGTCTTTACCTG GcccagaataaaataaaacgatTAGAAGGACTGGACAAACTGGAACACCTAACAGTCCTTCACCTTAGAGACAACCAGCTGGAGACACTTGATGGTATCAGTTCCAGTATGAAATCTCTGCAGTATCTTAATATCAG AGGAAACATGCTAGCTTCCCAGCATGCATTACAAAGCCTGAACGGTGTTGCTGGCACATTACGGGCCCTCGTGCTGGCGGACAATCCTCTGTCGGAGTCGGAGGATTATCGGCTCATTGTCATCTCGCGCCTCCCTCTTCTTGAAAGACTAGACAAGGTTCATGTCTCTCCTGTGGAGCAGATTGAAGCTCAAGAGAGAATCCGG GAACTACAAAACTTCACAGAACAAGAAGAACATTAA